The following nucleotide sequence is from Halogeometricum borinquense DSM 11551.
GAGAGCGCGCGCGGAGTATCCGCACTGCGGCATCAGTTGGTTGCCCTTCATGAACAGCACCACTTCGTTCGATTCGATGAGTTCGTCTACTCGCTCTTGTACATCTTCTTCCGACAGGTCGTTCCCCGGTTCGAAGGTCATGGGCGAGAATATGCGACGACACGACAAATGGGTTGCGTCGTCAATCCAGCGCCGTCACCCAGTCAGACTTACGACTTTCTGCCGACGCCGACCACGTCGATAAGCGAGTAGACGGGGACACCGTCGATCTCTTCGAGGCCCTGTTTGTCCACGATGACGACGCACGCGGCGGGTTCGCCGCCTTCCTCTCGGATAGCGTCGATAGTCTCGGTCATCGTTGTCCCCGAGGTGATGGTGTCATCAACGACGTAGCACTGGCGGTCACGAATCTGTGAGAAGTTCCGCGAGAACGACCCACCGAGTTCGTCGATGTCACCTTCCTCCCACTGATGTTTTGCCGGCGCGTAGGTTCCGAGGTCCGTGTCGAGTTCCCGCGCCACGACGGTGGCAAGCGGCGCGCCGGCTTTTTCGATGCCGATTGTGAGGTCCACGTCCTCGCCCTGTTTCTGCAGGAGATCTGCCATCGCGTGCGCGATGTATCCCATGCGTTTGGAGTCGCGGCCGATGGCACTCCAGTCAACGTGGATGTCCTGTGGACCGCTCGCGCCACCGTTGTCACTCGCTGGTTTCGGACTCGACGCACCGCTCCGATCGACGAGCCAACTCGCCGTCTCGCGTGAGACGTTCAGTTCGTCGGCGATTTCACCTTTCGACAGACCTCTGTCTGCGAGTTCCGCAGCACTCGCAATGAGGTCATCGACGTTCTTCATACGTGCTGAATTGAACGGCGGTTTTTATAGTGGTGTCGTCGTCTTCGAATGCCGCCGCGAAATTGTCAAGGTCACACACGCTCGTGACGAGATCGTCCGTAAACCACTCCGGATACGCCGCGAGCGTATCGACTGCGGATTCGAAGTGTTTGACGTGTGAGTTGACGCTTCCAAGCAACGCCTTGTTGTGCAGGACGATCTCTTTGTGTATCTCGCCGCCGTCGATTTCGAACTCCCACGAACCGGGGACGCCGAGGAGCGTGGCGACACCGTTCGGTGCGAGCGCGCGGACGCTGTCGAAGGCGTGCTTAGCGTACCCCGTCGCCTCGTAGACGAGATCCATCGATTCGAACTCGTCGGGGACGGCCGAGACGGGCGTCTCTCGGGAGTCTACGTACGTCGCCCCGAGTTTCTCGATAATGTCGATAGTCGGGTCCGGACGGTCGCGCCGCCCGAGACAGTACAGGCGGTCGTAGCCGAGTTTGTCTCGCAGGAGCGCCAGCGTGAGGAGACCGAGGCTCCCGTTCCCGAGAACGATTGCCGACTCAGGTTCCCACGTGAAACTCGACCGGGAGGCGTACGCGAGTTCGACTGCCTTCTCGGTGATCGAGATCGGTTCGATGAGAAAGCCGAGGTCGGTCAGCGACTCGGGAATCTGGACGAGATACTGCTCGTGGCTGACGAAATACTCGGCCATGAAGCCGTGTTCGCCGACGATCCCCCGTTCGTGGTACATTCCCTCGGGGGCCATATCGGGTTCGCCGCGTTCGAAGTACTCGTTCCCGCCGTTGGGCGGCCGTCGGACCGTCGGGACGACCACGTCGCCTGCCTCGAATCGGGTGCCGTTCGGGTCTTCGACGACGCCGACGGCTTCGTGGCCGAGGACGAGGTGATCCTCCCCGTCCGGGAATCCCCCGTGACCCCCGGAAATAACCTCGTGGTCGGTCCCGTCCACGCCGACGCGGAGGGTCCGGACGAGCGCTTCGCCCGTCTCCGGTTCCGGACGTGGCTTGTCCACGAGGACGGGTCGTCTCTCGCCCTTCTTCACTGCGATTGCTCTCATAGTCTCTCGGTAGGACCCACCCCACCAAAAGATTTATTCTATTATGAGTAAAGCGTTTGTCACGGTGAGTGCCTGCGTCGTGCCAGCCCGCGGCGCCACTCTAGAGACGGATTGACTCGTGTTCCGGCGATCACCGGGCAAGACGAAAGCCGTCTCTCTCACAGTCTGTCCAGTCCGACCGTGTCGGCACTCACCACACCCGTGCCAGTTTGCTCCGGATACGAGACCGACAACCCCGTTGAAAAAGCGCTTCGGAGTCGCTACAGGTCGCCGACGAGTTCGTCGCCAAGTCCGACATACGTCGCAGGCGACAGCGCGCGAAGTTCCGCTCTAACGGATTCGTCCACGTCAAGTTCGTCGAACAGGTCACGGAAGTCCTCGATTGTCACGTCGCGGCCGCGCGTGAGTTCCTTGACGCGTTCGTACGCTTCGGCGTCTCCCTCTCGTCGGAGGATAGTCTGCACCGCTTCACCGATAAGTTCGGGATGGGCCTCCAGTTCCTCGCGCATCACCTGTTCGTTTGGAACGACTTTGTCGAGGCCCGCGGCCGTCTTCCCGTAGCCGATGAGACAGTGGGCGAACGACGACCCGATATTACGTTTCACCGTCGAATCCGAGAGGTCACGCTGGAGTCGGGAGTTCGTCACATAGTCTGCGAGGAACGTCAGATCCGCGTTCGCCTTCGAGAGGTTCCCTTCGCTGTTCTCGAAGTCGATTGGATTGACCTTGTGCGGCATCGTCGAGGAGCCAGTTTCACCCGCAGTGGCCTCTTGGCCGAGGTAGCGCTGGGAGACGTACATCCACACGTCGCGGTCCAAATCGAGGAGAACGTTGTTGACGCCGCGGAGCGCA
It contains:
- the gfcR gene encoding transcriptional regulator GfcR is translated as MKNVDDLIASAAELADRGLSKGEIADELNVSRETASWLVDRSGASSPKPASDNGGASGPQDIHVDWSAIGRDSKRMGYIAHAMADLLQKQGEDVDLTIGIEKAGAPLATVVARELDTDLGTYAPAKHQWEEGDIDELGGSFSRNFSQIRDRQCYVVDDTITSGTTMTETIDAIREEGGEPAACVVIVDKQGLEEIDGVPVYSLIDVVGVGRKS
- a CDS encoding glucose 1-dehydrogenase; protein product: MRAIAVKKGERRPVLVDKPRPEPETGEALVRTLRVGVDGTDHEVISGGHGGFPDGEDHLVLGHEAVGVVEDPNGTRFEAGDVVVPTVRRPPNGGNEYFERGEPDMAPEGMYHERGIVGEHGFMAEYFVSHEQYLVQIPESLTDLGFLIEPISITEKAVELAYASRSSFTWEPESAIVLGNGSLGLLTLALLRDKLGYDRLYCLGRRDRPDPTIDIIEKLGATYVDSRETPVSAVPDEFESMDLVYEATGYAKHAFDSVRALAPNGVATLLGVPGSWEFEIDGGEIHKEIVLHNKALLGSVNSHVKHFESAVDTLAAYPEWFTDDLVTSVCDLDNFAAAFEDDDTTIKTAVQFSTYEERR